From Streptomyces sp. CMB-StM0423, a single genomic window includes:
- a CDS encoding glycoside hydrolase family 38 C-terminal domain-containing protein: MTTRALVKTTDWDNDRIRDSLRSSVVTAEGSLAGTALRLTQEPLLKHAEGGGLLQSLRVAATGGALPDGFAAGLVVRTESGAALPAAPEPGPGGSVRLLLPAVDTAQRVTVGLAAGGGAGADAGIELTLTPQREWTLHLVHHSHLDIGYTDPQGRVLAEHLSFLDSCLELTRATDDWPAESRFRWCVESLWSFRQWADARPAEQVEEFVRRVREGRIELTAMPFNLHTETCSTDELHELLRLADEVRDEHGVEFTSAMQTDVPGAVVGLVDALAAAGVRYLSVAHNWAGRSVPHLVGGEKLPRLFRWRAPSGNSILVWVTDTPHGLAYMEGPLLGFDTDYDSVDDLLPAYLTSLASNPYPYRGGVFGWAMDQADVKRQPYPWDILHLRVQGKFGDNAPPRRIIADTVRRWNETWAYPQLRLSRNEDFFTDAEARLGDEIRTFEGDWTDWWVDGVGSGARPLSLARTAQATVADAQTLGTFAGILGATGAADDSRDAAPVYEAVSLFDEHTWGAGDPWTHGDHGGHSGEEQWHWKYGQALRAYDDGNSLLDRARARLGQRLAGAPDAVSYHVVNTCSWARTDVVRIFLPESSVPLEQRVAVRDARTGEKLRHEEQAQVNDDHRDAGRFLLVCVADVPAAGSVRLDVVAEGADDGTADGEGTVLKAATGWNPTGGTEQEDPAETAAAAHAQADPTLLENEHLAVRVDLARACIASVVDKATGRELVRADAVAGFNAYIHDSYTTAGGFNHNSSRTTGSERLEHLGNRSVAPPAALIARKSTATGETLTYETRPAGANRVRTTLTLPHGAARLDIDNRVDKDATLGKESAYFAFPFAFETPTVRMEATGGATGTGLSVIPGSAQHMRAVRRWVTLADDGLAVAWATQDAPLVQFGNIALPYAPFPKTMGQDEPATVFSWIHNNLWDTNFPSEQGFEFTFRYSLACGTDDATPHGSLGARTAAGLSRPLHAVRARAPQDGGPEVADGLAFAEIGDPRVRLVGATTPGGEAGEGAVLLRLQSFAEEPVACPVRALFPVTGAGLADYLGRPGDDLPVTDGEVTVDLPALGTTAVLFRRR; this comes from the coding sequence ATGACCACTCGGGCCCTCGTCAAGACCACCGACTGGGACAACGACCGCATCCGCGACAGCCTGCGCAGCAGCGTCGTCACCGCCGAGGGCAGCCTCGCCGGCACCGCCCTGCGCCTGACCCAGGAGCCGCTGCTCAAGCACGCCGAGGGCGGCGGGCTGCTGCAGAGCCTGCGCGTCGCGGCCACCGGCGGCGCCCTGCCCGACGGCTTCGCCGCCGGTCTCGTCGTACGCACCGAATCCGGCGCGGCGCTGCCCGCCGCGCCGGAACCGGGCCCCGGCGGGTCCGTACGGCTGCTGCTGCCCGCCGTCGACACCGCCCAGCGCGTCACCGTCGGCCTGGCTGCCGGTGGCGGCGCCGGGGCCGACGCCGGCATCGAGCTGACCCTCACCCCGCAGCGGGAGTGGACCCTGCACCTCGTCCACCACTCCCACCTCGACATCGGCTACACCGACCCCCAGGGCCGCGTCCTCGCCGAGCACCTGTCGTTCCTCGACTCCTGCCTGGAGCTGACCCGCGCCACCGACGACTGGCCCGCCGAGTCCCGGTTCCGCTGGTGCGTGGAATCCCTGTGGTCCTTCCGGCAGTGGGCCGACGCCCGCCCCGCCGAGCAGGTCGAGGAGTTCGTACGGCGCGTCCGCGAGGGCCGCATCGAGCTGACCGCCATGCCGTTCAACCTGCACACCGAGACCTGCTCCACCGACGAGCTGCACGAACTGCTGCGGCTCGCCGACGAGGTGCGCGACGAGCACGGTGTCGAGTTCACCTCCGCGATGCAGACCGACGTGCCCGGCGCCGTCGTCGGCCTGGTCGACGCGCTCGCCGCCGCGGGCGTCAGGTACCTGTCCGTGGCGCACAACTGGGCCGGCCGGTCCGTGCCCCACCTCGTCGGCGGCGAGAAGCTGCCCCGGCTCTTCCGCTGGCGCGCGCCCAGCGGCAACAGCATCCTCGTCTGGGTCACCGACACCCCGCACGGCCTGGCCTACATGGAGGGCCCGCTGCTCGGCTTCGACACCGACTACGACAGCGTCGACGACCTGCTGCCCGCCTACCTGACGTCGCTGGCCAGCAACCCGTACCCGTACCGCGGCGGCGTCTTCGGCTGGGCCATGGACCAGGCCGACGTCAAGCGCCAGCCCTACCCGTGGGACATCCTGCACCTGCGCGTGCAGGGCAAGTTCGGCGACAACGCGCCGCCGCGGCGGATCATCGCCGACACCGTCCGCCGCTGGAACGAGACCTGGGCCTACCCCCAGCTCCGGCTCTCCCGCAACGAGGACTTCTTCACCGACGCCGAGGCCCGCCTGGGCGACGAGATCCGCACCTTCGAGGGTGACTGGACCGACTGGTGGGTCGACGGCGTCGGCTCCGGCGCCCGCCCGCTGTCCCTCGCCCGCACCGCGCAGGCCACCGTCGCCGACGCGCAGACCCTCGGCACCTTCGCCGGCATCCTGGGCGCCACGGGAGCCGCCGACGACAGCCGGGACGCGGCCCCCGTCTACGAGGCCGTGTCCCTCTTCGACGAGCACACCTGGGGCGCCGGCGACCCCTGGACCCACGGCGACCACGGCGGCCACAGCGGCGAGGAGCAGTGGCACTGGAAGTACGGGCAGGCGCTGCGCGCGTACGACGACGGCAACTCGCTGCTCGACCGGGCCCGCGCCCGCCTCGGCCAGCGGCTCGCCGGCGCGCCCGACGCCGTGTCGTACCACGTCGTCAACACCTGCTCCTGGGCCCGCACCGACGTCGTGCGGATCTTCCTGCCGGAGAGCAGCGTGCCGCTGGAGCAGCGCGTCGCCGTCCGCGACGCCCGCACCGGCGAGAAGCTGCGGCACGAGGAGCAGGCACAGGTCAACGACGACCACCGGGACGCGGGCCGGTTCCTGCTGGTGTGCGTCGCGGACGTGCCGGCCGCCGGATCCGTACGCCTCGACGTCGTCGCAGAAGGCGCGGACGACGGGACCGCCGACGGCGAGGGCACCGTCCTGAAGGCAGCCACCGGCTGGAACCCCACCGGCGGCACCGAACAGGAGGACCCCGCCGAGACCGCCGCCGCCGCGCACGCCCAGGCCGACCCGACGCTGCTGGAGAACGAGCACCTCGCGGTCCGCGTCGACCTCGCGCGCGCCTGCATCGCCTCGGTCGTCGACAAGGCCACCGGACGCGAACTCGTCCGCGCCGACGCCGTCGCCGGCTTCAACGCCTACATCCACGACAGCTACACCACCGCCGGCGGCTTCAACCACAACTCCAGCCGCACCACCGGCTCCGAGCGCCTGGAGCACCTCGGCAACCGCTCCGTCGCGCCGCCGGCCGCGCTCATCGCGCGCAAGTCCACCGCCACCGGCGAGACCCTCACTTACGAGACCCGCCCCGCCGGCGCCAACCGGGTGCGTACGACACTCACGCTGCCGCACGGCGCCGCCCGCCTCGACATCGACAACCGCGTCGACAAGGACGCCACCCTCGGCAAGGAGAGCGCCTACTTCGCGTTCCCCTTCGCCTTCGAGACGCCCACCGTGCGGATGGAGGCCACCGGCGGCGCCACCGGCACCGGCCTGTCCGTCATCCCCGGCTCCGCGCAGCACATGCGCGCCGTGCGCCGCTGGGTGACGCTCGCCGACGACGGGCTCGCCGTCGCCTGGGCCACCCAGGACGCGCCGCTGGTGCAGTTCGGGAACATCGCGCTGCCGTACGCGCCGTTCCCCAAGACGATGGGCCAGGACGAGCCCGCCACCGTCTTCTCCTGGATCCACAACAACCTGTGGGACACCAACTTCCCCAGCGAGCAGGGCTTCGAGTTCACCTTCCGCTACAGCCTGGCCTGCGGTACGGATGACGCCACCCCGCACGGCTCCCTCGGCGCCCGCACCGCCGCGGGGCTCAGCCGCCCGCTGCACGCCGTACGGGCCCGCGCCCCGCAGGACGGGGGCCCCGAGGTCGCCGACGGGCTGGCGTTCGCCGAGATCGGCGACCCGCGGGTGCGGCTCGTCGGCGCCACCACCCCCGGCGGCGAAGCCGGCGAAGGCGCCGTGCTGCTGCGGCTGCAGTCCTTCGCGGAGGAGCCCGTGGCCTGTCCCGTACGCGCCCTCTTCCCCGTCACCGGGGCCGGGCTCGCCGACTACCTCGGCCGCCCGGGAGACGACCTGCCGGTAACGGACGGAGAGGTCACCGTCGACCTCCCCGCCCTCGGCACGACCGCGGTGCTCTTCCGGCGCCGCTGA